The genome window CATCGTCGGCGAGCCCGCCTGACGGCTCTCCCGGTCGGGTCCCCGGACCCGCTGCCTCACTGCCGAGAGGCCCACACAACACCGAGAGGCCCAGAAATCAGCCCGCTGATACGGGTGATTTGCTGGGCCTCTCGGCGCGTTCTGAGCCTGTCGGCGGGATGGGGGGTCAGCGTGTGGTCGCGTGGACCGGGTCGCCGACGCGGATCTCACCCTCGGTGTCGGGGATCAGGTGGTGGCAGAACCACGTCTTGCCGTCCCACTTGCGGTGCTTGCTCAGCGTCCGGATCGGTTCCTTGTTGCGCCGGGTCAGGTCGGTCGGGTCCACCAGCGTCATGGCGCAGCGGTCCACCGGCTTGGCCGCACGCAGGCGCACGCCCCCGATCCGCACCGACCTCCAGTCGTCCTCGGCGAAGGGCGCATCACCGTCGATGACGATGTTCGGCCGGAACCGGTCGATCTCCACGGCTTCGCCGCCGGCCTCCTCGATCCACTCGTTGAGCTGCCGCAGCGAGGCCAGCGACGCGATCGTGACCGGGTAGCCGTCCTGGAACGCCGCATGATCGGTCGGTTCGGAGAACTCCGGATTGAGGATGCGCTCGGCCGGATGCGCGCACCACACCAGCCGCAGGCCGGGGCGGCCGGTCACCCGCTCCAGCCACTGCGTCGCCTCCGGCTCCGTCGCCTGCACCGTCATCGGTGGCCGGGTGAACATCGTGGCCTTGACCTCGCCGCCACTCGCCACCACGGTGTATGACGGCACGCCTGGCGCGCTCAACTGCACTGAGGCGCCGGTGCCAGCGCAGCCGGCCACGGGTGTCGCGCGCACGCCGAACAACCCCGGAAGCTCGCGGGCGCTGACCATTGCACCCTCGTCGTCGACAACCATCCACTCGCGGTCGCCACGCAACCCGGCGAAGCCGACATGCACGCTCGTAACCGGTGTGATGGCAGTGCTTTTCACCGGGTGAATGCGCAACGACACCACCTGCATGTCAGCCGTCCGACGCAGCCTGCACGGCCGGGGTCGCCGTGATCACCGACGCCTTGCCGTCGCTGAGCGCGTAGGTCGCGCCGACGATGCCGAGGTCGCCGCGCTCGACGGCGTCGTGGACGATCCGGGAACGCTCGACCAGCAGGTCTGCGGTGGCCCGCACGTGCCGGGCGCCGACGTCCGCCGGCGTGCAGGTGCCCGCCGCCTGCGCGGCCGCGACGCTCGGCAACACCTCGACCGCGATGTCGCGGATGTAGCCCGGTGGCATGCTGCCGGACTCGGCGGCGTCGATGGCCGCCGCGACGGCACCGCACGACTCGTGCCCGAGGATCACGATGAGCGGCACCTCGAGCAACTCGACGCCGAACTCGATCGAGCCCAGCACGGCGTCGCCGATGATGTGGCCCGCCGTGCGCACGACGAAGATGTCGCCGAGGCCCTGGTCGAAGATGATCTCGGACGCGACCCGGCTGTCGCCGCACCCGAACAGCACCGCGGTCGGGTTCTGGCCGCGCGCCAGCACATGGCGGCGTTCGAGGTCCTGGTTCGGGTGCAGTGCGGTGCCGGCGACGAAGCGTTCGTTGCCCTCGACCAACCGGTCCCATGCCTGCTGCGGCGTGATGCGCGCGCCCGCTGCGGCGCTCACAGCCCGGGCCTGGTGCTGATCGTGAAGGCGGTGGGTTTCGCGGTCGCGGCGAAGAAGTCGTCGCCCTTGTCGTCGACGACGATGAAGGCGGGGAAGTCCTCGACCTCGATCTTCCAGATCGCCTCCATACCCAGCTCCGGGTACTCGAGGACCTCGACGTGCTTGATGCAGTCGTTGGCGAGCCGGGCGGCCGGGCCGCCGATCGACCCGAGGTAGAAACCGCCGTGCGCCTCGCAGGCGTCGGTCACCTGCTTACTGCGGTTGCCCTTGGCGAGCATCACATCGAACCGCCGGCCGCCTGGAACTGCTCGACATACGAGTCCATCCGGCCCGCGGTGGTCGGCCCGAACGAACCCGACGCATAACCCTCGGGCGTCTTGGCCGGCCCGGCGTAGTAGACCGCATGGTCCTTGAGGTACTGCGGCATCTCCTCACCGGCATCGAGCCGTTCCTTGATCTTCGCGTGCGCGATGTCGCGGGCGACCACGAGCGGCCCGGTGAGCGAGAGCCGTGTCTTGACAGGGTGTTTGGTGAGTTCGGCGCGAATGTCGTCCATCGGCCGGTTGAGGTCGATCTCGACCACGTCCGTGGCGCTCAGGTCCTCGTCCGTGGTGTCCGGCAGGAACCGGGCCGGGTCGGTCTCCAACTGTTCGATGAAGACGCCGTCCGCGGTGATCTTGCCCAGGCACTGCCGGTCGGCCGAGCAGCTGACCGCGATCGCGACGGGCAGCGATGCGCCGTGCCGGGGGAGGCGCACGACGCGCACGTCGTGGCAGAAGTACTTGCCGCCGAACTGCGCGCCGATGCCGAAGTTGCGGGTCAGCTCCAGCACCCGCTCCTCGAGCTCGATGTCGCGGAATCCGTGAGCGGTGGCGGCGTCACCCGAGGTCGGCAACTCGTCGAGATACTTCGCGCTGGCGTATTTTGCTGTCTTCAAAGCGAACTCGGCACTCGTCCCGCCGATCACGATCGCCAGGTGGTATGGCGGGCAGGCCGCGGTGCCCAGGGTTCGCAGCTTCTCGTCGAGGAACCTCATCATCGAGTCGGGGTTCAGGATCGCCTTCGTCTCCTGGTAGAGGAAGGACTTGTTCGCCGAACCGCCGCCCTTGGCCATGAAGAGGAACTTGTAGGTCGCCTCGTGACCGGGCGCCGTGTCGGCGTAGAGCTCGATCTGGGCGGGCAGGTTGGAGCCGGTGTTCTTCTCCTCCCAGGTCGTGATCGGCGCCATCTGCGAGTAGCGCAGATTGAGTCGGGTGTAGGCGTCGTACACGCCGCGCGCGAGCGACTCCTCGTCCGGTGCCCCACCACCGACGAGGACCTGGGACCCTTTCTTGCCCATGACGATCGCGGTGCCGGTGTCCTGGCACATCGGCAACACCCCGGCGGCTGCGATGCCGGCGTTCTTCAGCAGGTCGAGTGCCACGAACTTGTCGTTGTTGCTGGCCTGGTCGTCGTCCAGGATCTTGCGCAGGAACGCCAGGTGGGCCGGGCGCAGGTAGTGGGCGATGTCGTGCATCGCCGTCTCGGTCAGCAGCCGCAGGGCCTCGGGGTCGACCTCGAGGAAGGTCCGCCCACCCGGACCCTCGACGGTGCGCACACCCCCGTCGGACAACTTGCGGTACGTGGTGCGGTCGTCGCCTATCGGCAACAGGTCTTCATAGGCGAACTCGGCCATGACGTCGGGCGGTCTCCTTGCCTGGGATGGGGTTTTCAGCGTAGCGCCGCCGTCGTGTCGTCATACACGCACGGGCAAAGCTCCTGCACGCGGGCAGGTCCCGGACCGGCAACCTTTGACAATTGTCCGGCGTGACCACGAGACAACGCGCCCGAACTGGTGTAGACACCAGAGACGTGTAACTGCTCGAACCCCCGATGGAGCGATGCATATGAAACGTCTCAGGCCACCTCGCCGTGGCATAGCACTGGCAGCAGCGATGCTGATGGCGACGACCGGGCTGGCCGCGTGCGGCGGCAGCAACAGCGGCTCGGGCACCGTGCACCTCACTTGGTACATCAACCCGGACGTTGGTAACGCCGACGCGAGCAAGGGCGGTCAGGCCACCCTCGCCAAGGAGTGCTCGGACGCATCCAACGGCAAATACCAGATCAAGGTGCAGCTGCTGCCCAACTCCGCCAGCGACCAGCGCATCCAGCTGTTGCGTCGCCTCGCCGGCGGTGACAAGACGATGGATCTGATGAGCGTCGACCCGGCGTTCGTCAGCGAGTTCGCCGCGGCGGGCTACTTCGCACCGGTGCCACAGAACA of Flexivirga oryzae contains these proteins:
- a CDS encoding MOSC domain-containing protein; translated protein: MQVVSLRIHPVKSTAITPVTSVHVGFAGLRGDREWMVVDDEGAMVSARELPGLFGVRATPVAGCAGTGASVQLSAPGVPSYTVVASGGEVKATMFTRPPMTVQATEPEATQWLERVTGRPGLRLVWCAHPAERILNPEFSEPTDHAAFQDGYPVTIASLASLRQLNEWIEEAGGEAVEIDRFRPNIVIDGDAPFAEDDWRSVRIGGVRLRAAKPVDRCAMTLVDPTDLTRRNKEPIRTLSKHRKWDGKTWFCHHLIPDTEGEIRVGDPVHATTR
- a CDS encoding carbonic anhydrase codes for the protein MSAAAGARITPQQAWDRLVEGNERFVAGTALHPNQDLERRHVLARGQNPTAVLFGCGDSRVASEIIFDQGLGDIFVVRTAGHIIGDAVLGSIEFGVELLEVPLIVILGHESCGAVAAAIDAAESGSMPPGYIRDIAVEVLPSVAAAQAAGTCTPADVGARHVRATADLLVERSRIVHDAVERGDLGIVGATYALSDGKASVITATPAVQAASDG